A stretch of Salvelinus namaycush isolate Seneca chromosome 42, SaNama_1.0, whole genome shotgun sequence DNA encodes these proteins:
- the LOC120035173 gene encoding WD repeat-containing protein 17-like has protein sequence MSQVKQVGLLAAGCQPWNKDVCAASEDRFAYCATLAIYVYQLDHRYNEFKLRAIMSEHKKTITAISWCPHNPEVFASASADNLLIIWNVAEQKIVARLDNTKGIPASLSWCWNAGDGVAFVSHRGPLYLWAISGLDAGVTIHKEAHSFLSDICLFRWHPVKKGKVVFGHTDGSLSIFQPGSKNQKHVLRPESLEGTDEEDPVTALEWDPLSTDYLLVANLHNGIRMVDSEGLTCVTTFSFPSSAASVQCLAWVPSAPGMFITGDSQVGVLRIWNVSRSTPLDNFKLKMTGFHALHVLNSPPAKKSLSSISPTKNHYTSSTSEAVPPPTLSQNQAFSLPPGHAVCCFMDGGVGLYDMGAKKWDFLRDLGHVETIFDCKFKPDDPNLLATASFDGTIKVWDINTLTAVNTSPGNEGVVYSLSWAPGDLNCIAGATSRNGAFIWDVKKGKMITRFNEHGNNGIFCIAWSHKDSKRIATCSGDGFCIIRTIDGRVLHKYKHPAAVFGCDWSQNNKDMIATGCEDKNVRVYYLATSSDQPLKVFTGHLAKVFHVRWSPLREGILCSGSDDGTVRIWDYTQDACINVLSGHTAPVRGLMWNTEVPYLLTSGSWDYTIKVWDTRDGTCLDTCYDHGADVYGLTCHPSRPFTMASCSRDSTVRLWSLTPLIAPLLVNVLADHSWDDIIGNTDRAMVPGATPLLCGKVSRDIKQELDKLSSEVRMKKLRWFSECFSPPGGSHNLWDLVSVINGQDDSLLPQSYGKGIMHMKHLVRFKTSEAQELTIVKMSKFGGGIGAPSKEERLRDAAEIHLRLGQIQRYCELMVELGEWDKALSVAPGVSTKYWKKLMQRRADQLMQEENHDVIPYCIATGDVRKLVNFFTARGQLNEALLVAQGACEGNIHVPQTSVINHTTTTDSDDIQAYNGLLQCVCKELAEWYFQDGRAVLAACCHLAVDNTELAMASLIRGNELELAVCVGLVLGESANQATHYVLELLARKYMTAPTWDLAADLLQMIPDNQVLLAKLCAFYPGSSSEIDQIHEKCGLPSLEECQALAESAVSEGDIFNAVKYYLMSPEPEAALLVGITHVKEQLSDSDWTVDSVHPILDLLGYMRTDRLILAKFTEARSELLILSGYIGALLAIRRQYSSIVPALYEYTSQLMKRREVSVPLQIEQLSVELEAWMACTQSLIKGPDEAPYTPPSEAQKAEHARLLDRLQEEPLRGLEGPDYVTGSNLPSHSDVQVSCFTGLRIQGPVFFLEDGKSAISLNDALMWAKVNPFSPLGTGVRLNPF, from the exons ATGTCCCAGGTGAAACAGGTGGGCCTGCTGGCTGCCGGGTGCCAGCCCTGGAACAAAGATGTGTGTGCTGCCAGTGAAGACCGGTTCGCTTACTGTGCAACACTTGCTATATATGTCTACCAG TTGGACCACCGATACAATGAGTTCAAGCTTCGAGCCATCATGTCAGAGCACAAGAAGACCATCACAGCCATATCGTGGTGCCCACACAACCCCGAGGTGTTTGCCAGCGCCAGCGCTGACAACCTGCTCATCATCTGGAACGTGGCAGAGCAAAAGATTGTGGCCAGGCTGGATAACACCAAAG GCATCCCAGCGTCTCTGAGCTGGTGCTGGAACGCAGGTGACGGCGTGGCGTTTGTGTCCCACCGGGGCCCTCTCTACCTGTGGGCAATCAGCGGGCTGGACGCCGGCGTCACCATCCACAAGGAGGCACACAGCTTCCTGTCCGACATCTGTCTGTTCCGCTGGCACCCCGTCAAGAAGGGCAAGGTGGTGTTTGGACACACGGACGGGAGCCTCTCCATCTTCCAGCCAG GATCTAAAAACCAGAAGCACGTGTTGCGCCCGGAGTCTTTAGAGGGGACGGATGAGGAGGACCCGGTCACAGCGTTGGAGTGGGATCCCCTGTCTACAGACTACCTCCTAGTGGCTAACCTGCATAATGGCATCCGAATGGTAGACTCAGAGGGGCTCACCTGTGTCACTACCTTCAGCTTCCCCAGTTCAGCTGCCTCTGTACAGTGTCTGGCCTGGGTCCCCAGTGCACCCGGCATGTTCATCACTGGAG ATTCTCAAGTTGGTGTGTTGAGGATATGGAACGTGTCCAGATCTacacctttggacaacttcaaaCTGAAGATGACCGGCTTCCATGCTTTACATGTGTTAAACTCTCCCCCAGCCAAGAAAT CCTTGAGCTCCATCTCCCCGACAAAGAACCACTACACATCATCCACCAGTGAGGCTGTTCCTCCTCCTACTCTATCCCAGAACCAGGCCTTCTCCCTCCCCCCGGGCCACGCTGTCTGCTGCTTCATGGATGGAGGGGTTGGGCTCTACGACATGGGAGCCAAGAAGTGGGACTTCCTACGAGAcctg GGTCATGTTGAGACCATATTTGACTGTAAGTTCAAGCCAGATGACCCCAACCTGTTGGCGACAGCTTCGTTTGACGGGACCATTAAGGTGTGGGACATCAACACCCTCACGGCAGTTAATACGTCTCCCGGCAACGAGGGTGTGGTCTACTCTCTGTCCTGGGCTCCTG GAGACCTGAACTGCATAGCCGGAGCCACGTCCCGGAACGGTGCATTCATCTGGGATGTGAAGAAAGGGAAGATGATCACACGATTCAATGAG CATGGGAATAATGGTATCTTCTGTATCGCATGGAGCCATAAGGACTCTAAAAGAATAGCCACATGTAGTGGCGACGGCTTTTGCATCATTAGGACCATCGACGGCAGGGTCTTACACAAGTACAAGCACCCTGCTGCTGTGTTCGGTTGTGACTGGAGCCAGAATAACAA aGACATGATAGCCACGGGTTGTGAGGATAAAAACGTACGTGTGTACTACCTGGCCACCAGTTCTGACCAGCCACTCAAGGTGTTCACGGGTCACCTGGCCAAGGTGTTCCATGTGCGCTGGTCTCCTCTCCGAGAGGGTATTCTCTGCAGTGGCTCAGATGACGG gactGTGCGTATCTGGGATTATACCCAGGATGCCTGTATCAACGTGCTGAGTGGTCACACGGCGCCGGTCCGAGGCCTGATGTGGAACACGGAGGTGCCCTACCTGCTGACCAGCGGCAGCTGGGACTACACCATTAAAGTCTGGGACACCAGGGACGGAACCTGCCTGGACACCTGCTACGACCACGGCGCTGATGTTTATG GCCTGACCTGCCACCCCAGCCGTCCGTTCACCATGGCCTCATGTTCCCGGGACTCTACGGTCAGGTTGTGGTCCCTCACTCCGCTCATCGCTCCGCTCCTGGTCAACGTCCTGGCTGACCACAGCTGGGACGACATCATCGGCAACACGG aTAGGGCCATGGTACCTGGTGCTACCCCTCTGCTCTGTGGGAAGGTGTCCAGAGACATCAAGCAGGAGCTGGATAAACTCTCCAGTGAAGTACGGATGAAGAAACTCAGGTGGTTCTCCGAATGTTTCTCT ccaccagggggcagtcATAACCTGTGGGACCTGGTGTCAGTGATCAACGGGCAGGACGACAGTCTGCTTCCCCAGAGCTACGGCAAGGGCATCATGCACATGAAACACTTGGTCCGCTTCAAAACC TCTGAGGCCCAGGAATTGACCATAGTGAAGATGTCTAAGTTCGGCGGGGGGATTGGGGCTCCCAGTAaagaggagagactgagagacgcAGCAGAGATCCATCTGAGACTGGGGCAGATCCAGAGATACTGTGAACTCATGGTGGAACTGGGAGAG TGGGACAAGGCATTGTCAGTTGCCCCTGGTGTATCCACAAAGTATTGGAAGAAACTCATGCAACG AAGAGCCGACCAGCTGATGCAGGAAGAAAACCATGATGTCATCCCGTACTGCATCGCCACGGGAGACGTGAGGAAGCTGGTCAACTTCTTTACTGCCAGGGGTCAACTGAACGAGGCGCTGCTAGTGGCTCAG GGAGCTTGTGAAGGCAACATCCACGTGCCTCAGACCTCCGTAATCAACCATACAACCACTACAGACAGCGACGACATACAGGCATATAACGG GCTACTGCAGTGTGTATGTAAGGAGCTAGCGGAGTGGTATTTCCAAGATGGCCGTGCTGTGCTGGCAGCCTGCTGTCACCTGGCTGTGGACAACACTGAG CTAGCCATGGCCAGTCTAATCCGGGGTAATGAGCTGGAGCTGGCTGTGTGTGTAGGGCTGGTTTTGGGAGAATCAGCCAATCAGGCCACTCACTACGTCCTGGAGCTACTAGCCAGGAAGTACATGACCGCACCCACCTG GGACCTGGCAGCTGACCTTCTCCAGATGATCCCAGACAACCAGGTTCTGCTGGCCAAGCTATGTGCCTTCTACCCTGGGAGCTCCTCAGAGATAGACCAAATCCATGAAAAA tgtggtctTCCCAGTCTGGAGGAGTGTCAGGCGTTAGCTGAGTCGGCTGTCAGCGAGGGAGACATCTTCAATGCTGTCAAGTACTATCTAATGAGTCCAGAACCCGAGGCAGCCCTGCTTGTTGGCATCACCCACGTCAAAGAACAGCTGAGTGATTCTGACTGGACCGTAGACTCTGTCCACCCTATCCTGGACCTTCTGGGTTACATGAGAACGGACCGGCTCATACTTGCCAAGTTCACTGA AGCTCGAAGTGAGCTGCTCATCCTATCTGGCTACATCGGTGCACTGTTGGCCATCAGAAGACAATACTCCAGCATCGTTCCTGCACTTTACGAGTACACCAG TCAgttgatgaagaggagagaggtgtctgttcCCTTACAGATAGAGCAACTCTCTGTAGAGCTGGAGGCATGGATGGCCTGCACACAGTCTCTCATCAA GGGTCCTGATGAGGCTCCCTACACCCCTCCGTCAGAGGCCCAGAAGGCAGAGCACGCCCGTCTGCTAGACAGGCTCCAGGAGGAGCCACTCAGGGGCCTGGAGGGGCCCGACTATGTCACAGGCTCCAACCTGCCCAGCCACTCTGACGTCCAAGTCTCCTGCTTTACCGGACTCAGGATCCAG GGCCCTGTGTTTTTCCTTGAGGACGGTAAATCGGCCATATCATTGAACGACGCCCTTATGTGGGCCAAAGTGAACCCTTTCTCACCTCTGGGGACGGGTGTCCGTCTCAACCCCTTCTAA